The following proteins are co-located in the Flectobacillus major DSM 103 genome:
- a CDS encoding cellulase family glycosylhydrolase translates to MKKIIGLINALICGVLITFMAQAQGFLKAQGKIIVNEKGEKIILRGMGLGGWMLQEGYMFKLSNIGQQYRIKDKIEALVGPQKTEAFYQQWLLNHTRKIDIDSMAAWGFNSVRLPMHYNLYTLPIEQEPVAGQNTWLDKGFAMTDSLLAWCKANKMYLILDLHAAPGGQGNDLPIADRDPAKPSLWESQANQEKTIALWRKLAERYANEPWVAGYDIINEPNWGFENPTKDFRGTEENKNEPLRKLMVAITRAIREVDQQHIIIIEGNGFGNNYRGIMPPWDNNMVLSFHKYGNFNTLDAIKGFLAIQDQYNVPLWLGESGENSNNWFTEAIALVENKNIGWAWWQLKKMGINNPLEIKIMPSYQKLLDFWNEKAPQPTSQETQQALDELIELLKLENNIYHKDVIDAMFRQVTEKKAKPFKNHFIQQPSTVIDAIDFDLGGQRIGYYDKDTASYQYTPGVNTQGNRGRAYRNDGVDIQYNKASNRYHVFSIETDEWLNYTVNVAKAGNYQISVEVASEKTEGAIELSLDGKPLPSWLGTPATGSDDTWQKVSFGKVKLKKGLQQIRIKAAKGGFLLRTIQFNI, encoded by the coding sequence GTGAAAAAAATTATTGGTTTAATAAATGCCCTCATCTGCGGTGTACTAATAACCTTTATGGCACAAGCCCAAGGTTTTTTGAAAGCACAGGGCAAAATTATAGTTAACGAAAAAGGCGAAAAGATTATTCTGCGAGGAATGGGCTTGGGTGGGTGGATGCTGCAAGAAGGATATATGTTTAAGCTGAGTAATATTGGACAGCAATATCGAATAAAAGACAAAATTGAAGCCCTTGTTGGCCCCCAAAAAACAGAAGCGTTTTACCAACAATGGTTACTAAATCATACTCGTAAAATAGACATCGACTCGATGGCCGCTTGGGGATTTAATTCGGTAAGATTGCCTATGCACTACAATTTGTACACGCTACCTATCGAACAAGAACCCGTGGCTGGACAAAATACATGGCTCGACAAAGGTTTTGCTATGACCGACAGCCTTTTGGCTTGGTGCAAGGCAAACAAAATGTATTTGATATTAGACCTACACGCCGCCCCAGGTGGACAAGGAAACGATTTGCCTATTGCCGACCGTGACCCTGCCAAACCTTCGCTGTGGGAAAGCCAAGCTAATCAAGAAAAAACCATTGCTCTTTGGCGAAAACTCGCAGAACGCTATGCCAATGAACCGTGGGTGGCAGGCTACGATATTATCAATGAACCCAATTGGGGTTTTGAGAATCCGACAAAAGACTTTAGAGGCACTGAAGAAAATAAAAACGAGCCGCTACGTAAACTTATGGTGGCAATTACAAGGGCAATTCGAGAGGTAGACCAACAGCATATTATCATTATTGAAGGTAATGGCTTTGGAAATAACTATCGTGGAATTATGCCTCCTTGGGACAACAACATGGTTCTGAGCTTTCATAAATACGGCAATTTTAATACCCTCGATGCTATTAAAGGTTTTTTGGCAATCCAAGACCAATATAATGTACCTCTGTGGCTAGGCGAATCAGGAGAAAATTCAAATAATTGGTTTACTGAGGCAATCGCTTTGGTAGAAAACAAAAATATTGGCTGGGCTTGGTGGCAACTCAAAAAAATGGGTATCAATAATCCACTTGAAATCAAAATAATGCCTTCTTACCAAAAATTACTCGACTTTTGGAATGAAAAAGCTCCTCAACCAACAAGCCAAGAAACTCAACAAGCCTTGGATGAATTAATTGAGTTGCTAAAACTAGAAAACAATATTTACCACAAAGATGTGATTGATGCGATGTTTCGTCAGGTGACAGAAAAGAAAGCAAAACCTTTTAAAAACCACTTCATCCAACAACCTAGTACGGTTATAGATGCCATTGATTTTGATTTGGGCGGACAACGGATTGGGTACTATGACAAGGATACAGCCAGTTATCAATATACTCCAGGGGTTAATACCCAAGGTAACAGAGGCCGTGCTTATCGCAACGATGGTGTAGATATTCAATATAACAAAGCGTCCAATCGTTACCATGTATTTTCTATAGAAACCGATGAATGGCTCAATTACACTGTCAATGTTGCCAAAGCTGGCAATTATCAAATCAGTGTTGAGGTAGCATCCGAAAAAACGGAGGGAGCTATTGAGCTAAGCCTTGACGGAAAACCTTTGCCTTCGTGGCTCGGCACTCCTGCTACAGGTAGTGACGACACTTGGCAAAAGGTTTCCTTCGGCAAGGTTAAACTAAAAAAGGGTTTACAGCAAATCCGTATCAAAGCGGCCAAAGGCGGTTTTTTACTACGTACTATCCAATTCAATATATAA
- a CDS encoding triple tyrosine motif-containing protein, producing the protein MKHLILVLLIIGGVELVKAQNTIGLPYIHNYTKQQYQAGTQSWSIRQDKKGIMYFANNEGLLTFDGSFWRRYALPNKTKVRSLEFGTDNRLYAGGENEFGYYKPNASGDLSFVSLKNLVSEKEHSFSDIWNVCGYQKSVFFRASNKIFQYRDNKVSIYRPQSHWRFMGATEQYLLAQDFEKGLLKFNQGRWETFLKTDDFSKKSLITALIPVNKDSALVVTLEHGAYWLRGNQTMALSTDFMKKVAKYRIYNATRVSHDRIALSTSLNGCFIINKKGEFIQHYSKDEGLINNNVLSNFIDNHQNLWLGLDNGIAFVATNNAIKNIYPKIDNEGAGYASAIYQNKLYLGTSNGLFVAPLGQFTDLSYVKAHFSAVPNSTGQVWGLNEINGKLLMGHHEGAFVVNPNQATKLLDNGYWSFLPLGNIMPASFIVAGNYNGLSFFKYQNNTFVPAGQVPNFHISSRFICLDHHNEKVIWTSHPYQGVFKITLKEGFNADIKLYSEKQGLTLSLNNSFVYAIKNRVVVASEKGLFEYNDRTDKFEESVYLKKYFGKLNVYYLKEDSQGNIWFIANNKLGVLDLSGKQPKIIYLPELTNKMVAGFESINPIDAQNILVGSERGFFHINYNAYKLQQNNVNVNIRAVAATGKADSLFFGGYWAEINTLLGQQEQQIPRIASSFNGLGFEFSSTLFNQQETIEYAYLLDGFDKTWSGWSKKTSKEYSQLPAGTYTFKVKARNNFGKESPVAMYTFVILPPWYLTIWAYLVYTLLLMGMFYWLFLWQQQKFIQQQLQYQEEQKRLLYLHQLELEQSEKEIVSLRNEKLEAEIIHKNADLASSAMHLVQKAELLSKLKHDLSRMAKTENLDEMKEDLRKMIKVVDDENTLGEDWSQFSVHFDSVHSNFLVLLKEKFPNLSPSELKLCAYLRMNLSTKEIAQLMNISSRSVEVSRYRLRKKLQLPSEVNFFNYFLSIKE; encoded by the coding sequence ATGAAACATCTTATTCTTGTATTACTTATTATTGGAGGAGTTGAGCTTGTAAAAGCCCAAAATACGATTGGTCTTCCCTATATTCATAACTATACCAAACAACAATACCAAGCAGGAACACAAAGCTGGAGTATCCGTCAAGACAAAAAAGGAATTATGTATTTTGCTAATAACGAGGGGTTATTGACATTTGATGGTTCGTTTTGGCGAAGGTATGCTTTACCCAACAAAACCAAAGTGCGTTCGCTCGAATTTGGGACAGACAATCGCTTGTATGCTGGAGGCGAAAACGAATTTGGGTACTACAAGCCCAATGCTTCGGGCGATTTGTCGTTTGTTTCTCTCAAAAATTTAGTATCAGAAAAAGAACATTCCTTTTCTGATATTTGGAATGTTTGTGGGTATCAAAAAAGTGTATTTTTTAGAGCTAGTAATAAAATTTTTCAGTATCGAGACAACAAAGTGTCCATCTACAGGCCTCAATCACATTGGCGATTTATGGGGGCTACCGAGCAGTATTTATTAGCACAAGATTTTGAAAAAGGTTTGTTGAAATTTAATCAAGGACGTTGGGAAACATTTTTGAAAACCGATGATTTTTCTAAAAAAAGCCTCATTACGGCCCTTATACCTGTCAATAAAGACAGTGCTTTGGTAGTAACCCTCGAACACGGGGCTTACTGGCTTCGGGGTAATCAAACAATGGCTTTGTCTACCGATTTTATGAAAAAAGTAGCTAAGTACAGAATCTACAACGCCACAAGGGTTAGCCACGACAGAATAGCCCTTTCTACCAGTTTGAATGGATGTTTTATTATCAATAAAAAAGGCGAATTTATTCAGCATTATTCTAAAGACGAAGGACTTATCAATAATAATGTCCTAAGTAATTTTATTGATAACCACCAAAACCTATGGCTTGGTCTCGACAACGGAATTGCCTTTGTAGCTACCAACAATGCTATCAAAAATATTTATCCCAAAATAGACAATGAAGGTGCGGGTTATGCCAGTGCCATTTACCAAAACAAGCTGTATTTGGGTACATCCAATGGCCTTTTTGTAGCACCGCTAGGTCAGTTTACCGATTTGAGCTACGTAAAAGCCCATTTTAGTGCAGTACCCAATTCTACGGGGCAAGTGTGGGGCTTAAACGAAATCAATGGGAAACTCCTTATGGGGCATCACGAAGGGGCTTTTGTTGTAAATCCCAACCAAGCTACCAAGTTGCTAGATAATGGCTATTGGTCGTTTTTGCCTTTAGGCAATATTATGCCTGCTAGCTTTATTGTGGCAGGTAATTATAATGGATTGAGCTTTTTTAAGTACCAAAACAATACTTTTGTGCCTGCTGGGCAAGTACCTAATTTTCATATTTCATCGAGATTTATCTGCTTAGACCATCACAATGAAAAAGTAATTTGGACATCTCATCCCTATCAAGGTGTATTTAAAATTACGCTAAAAGAAGGCTTTAATGCCGATATAAAGCTCTATTCCGAAAAACAAGGTTTAACGCTTTCACTCAATAACAGTTTTGTATATGCTATCAAAAATAGGGTAGTGGTGGCATCTGAAAAAGGCTTGTTTGAGTACAATGACCGTACCGACAAATTTGAAGAATCGGTGTATTTGAAAAAGTATTTTGGTAAGCTGAATGTATATTACCTAAAAGAAGATTCGCAAGGCAATATCTGGTTTATTGCCAATAACAAATTGGGCGTACTGGATTTATCGGGCAAACAACCCAAAATTATTTATTTGCCTGAGCTAACCAATAAAATGGTAGCAGGTTTTGAATCTATTAATCCGATCGATGCCCAGAATATATTGGTAGGTAGCGAAAGAGGTTTTTTTCATATCAATTATAATGCCTACAAGCTTCAGCAAAACAATGTGAATGTGAATATCCGTGCTGTTGCAGCAACGGGCAAAGCCGATAGCTTATTTTTTGGGGGATATTGGGCCGAAATAAATACTTTGTTGGGGCAACAAGAACAGCAGATTCCTCGTATAGCGAGTAGCTTCAATGGGCTTGGCTTTGAGTTTTCATCTACATTATTCAATCAGCAAGAAACCATTGAGTATGCTTACTTATTGGATGGATTTGATAAAACGTGGTCGGGGTGGTCCAAAAAAACCAGTAAAGAATATTCACAATTGCCAGCAGGCACTTATACTTTCAAGGTAAAAGCTCGTAACAATTTTGGGAAAGAATCGCCAGTAGCAATGTATACATTTGTTATTTTGCCACCTTGGTATTTGACCATTTGGGCATATTTGGTATATACGTTGCTGTTGATGGGTATGTTCTATTGGTTGTTTTTGTGGCAACAACAAAAGTTTATTCAACAACAACTTCAATACCAAGAAGAACAAAAACGCTTGTTGTATTTACATCAGTTGGAACTAGAACAAAGTGAAAAAGAAATAGTTAGCCTTAGAAATGAAAAATTAGAAGCCGAAATTATTCATAAAAATGCTGATTTGGCATCGTCGGCGATGCACTTGGTGCAAAAAGCCGAATTATTGTCGAAACTCAAACACGATTTGTCAAGAATGGCCAAAACCGAAAATCTTGATGAAATGAAAGAAGATTTACGGAAAATGATAAAGGTAGTTGATGATGAAAATACACTAGGCGAAGACTGGAGCCAGTTTTCGGTACATTTTGATAGTGTACATAGTAATTTTTTGGTACTGCTCAAAGAAAAGTTTCCGAACCTAAGTCCAAGTGAACTAAAGCTTTGTGCTTATTTACGGATGAATTTATCGACCAAAGAAATAGCTCAATTAATGAATATTTCGTCGAGGAGTGTAGAGGTAAGCCGTTATCGTCTTCGCAAAAAACTACAGTTGCCTAGCGAAGTAAATTTCTTTAATTACTTCCTGAGTATTAAGGAATAA
- a CDS encoding glycoside hydrolase family 16 protein, with amino-acid sequence MKKIHQLAFLLVLGSILSCSGQSKKTPTPVVAPPLVPLEDKKWSFETSPVWADEFDNEGAPDPKKWDYDIGGGGWGNNELQYYTNSTANSSVSNGKLTISAKKESMGGRDYTSARLVTRNKGDFLYGRFEIKAKLPAGLGSWPAIWMLPTDWAYGGWPNSGEIDIMEHVGYDPNVVHISTHSLAYYFKINTQKTAVKTVPTAITDFHKYRVDWTPYAIRGFIDDEQIFEFVNEGKSFAEWPFDKRFHLLLNIAVGGDWGGAKGLDPTIFPAKMEVDYVRVYKMIDK; translated from the coding sequence ATGAAAAAAATACATCAACTGGCTTTTTTATTGGTATTGGGAAGTATTCTTTCGTGTTCGGGACAAAGCAAAAAAACACCCACACCCGTTGTAGCCCCTCCATTAGTACCATTAGAAGACAAAAAGTGGTCGTTTGAAACATCGCCAGTATGGGCCGACGAATTTGATAATGAGGGTGCTCCTGACCCTAAAAAGTGGGATTATGATATTGGCGGCGGAGGCTGGGGCAATAACGAACTACAATATTATACCAACAGCACGGCCAACTCGAGTGTATCGAATGGCAAACTAACGATTTCGGCCAAAAAAGAGAGTATGGGTGGTCGTGATTATACTTCGGCTCGTTTGGTAACTCGCAACAAAGGAGATTTTTTGTATGGTCGCTTTGAAATCAAGGCAAAACTACCCGCAGGCTTAGGCTCATGGCCTGCTATTTGGATGCTCCCTACCGACTGGGCGTATGGTGGCTGGCCAAATTCTGGCGAAATAGATATTATGGAACACGTTGGCTACGACCCCAATGTAGTACATATTAGTACACACTCGCTGGCCTATTACTTTAAAATTAATACCCAAAAAACAGCCGTAAAAACCGTTCCGACAGCCATAACTGATTTTCATAAATATCGTGTTGATTGGACACCCTATGCTATCAGAGGCTTTATTGATGACGAACAGATTTTTGAGTTTGTCAACGAAGGAAAGAGTTTTGCCGAATGGCCTTTCGACAAACGTTTTCACTTACTGCTCAATATTGCCGTTGGTGGCGACTGGGGCGGAGCAAAAGGACTCGACCCTACTATTTTCCCTGCCAAAATGGAAGTAGATTATGTGAGGGTTTATAAAATGATTGACAAATAG
- a CDS encoding RagB/SusD family nutrient uptake outer membrane protein yields MTINYKKYLAGLAIGVQLLSSCTTEFLEVSPRGTNLEANYYRNQTEAFNGLVAVYDVVGWQGGGFVTKIGALNAASDDHYAGGGGPNDISDFQVFSNYTLTPDRGPQGELWRKGFSGVFRANVILQKLPGVPMDEALKKRYIAEGKFLRAYFYFDLVRLFKNVPLFVTPVATSEMYNVLQANPTEVYAQIEKDLKESLADLPSTVPASTEGGRATQGAARALLGKVYLQQEKFAEAAQELAAVNGTPGGTSQYGYKLLSNFGELWNVKNKYNSESIFEIAYTNTSAGNWDCVACTEGNVLNIMVGPRGYRANTADAPDYVSGWSFLPVTPDLFNAIHFDPRYKATIANLDSLEKNGIASYEKGYMNTGYFLEKFAGRNSNKWTGAGNMELNFPQNMYDIRLADTYLLEAEALVRSNGDLQRAAALINAVRDRAYKDNKHHVAATFDNIILERRLELAGEGHRWLDLVRWKKAGTILASRGFKTGQHEILPIPLLEMENTKIQQSKEWGGTK; encoded by the coding sequence ATGACCATCAATTATAAAAAATACCTTGCAGGCTTGGCAATTGGCGTACAATTACTAAGCTCATGTACTACCGAATTCTTGGAAGTAAGCCCAAGAGGCACTAACCTCGAAGCCAACTATTACCGCAACCAAACTGAGGCATTCAACGGCCTAGTGGCTGTTTATGACGTAGTAGGCTGGCAAGGTGGGGGTTTTGTTACCAAAATAGGAGCTTTAAATGCCGCCTCCGACGACCACTACGCTGGCGGTGGTGGCCCCAATGATATTTCTGATTTTCAGGTTTTTTCTAACTACACCCTTACCCCCGACAGAGGGCCACAGGGCGAATTATGGAGAAAAGGCTTTTCGGGCGTATTCCGTGCCAATGTGATTCTTCAAAAACTGCCAGGTGTACCTATGGACGAAGCCTTGAAAAAAAGATATATCGCCGAGGGTAAATTCTTACGTGCCTATTTCTATTTCGACTTGGTGCGTCTTTTCAAAAACGTTCCTTTGTTTGTAACACCTGTGGCTACATCAGAAATGTACAACGTTTTGCAGGCCAACCCTACCGAGGTATATGCTCAGATTGAAAAAGATTTGAAAGAATCTTTGGCAGACTTGCCAAGTACCGTACCTGCTAGTACCGAGGGCGGCCGTGCCACTCAAGGAGCAGCCCGTGCTTTATTGGGAAAGGTATATTTGCAACAAGAAAAATTTGCTGAAGCAGCCCAAGAGCTAGCCGCCGTCAATGGTACTCCAGGTGGTACAAGTCAGTATGGCTACAAGCTTTTGAGCAATTTCGGAGAGTTATGGAATGTAAAAAATAAATATAACTCAGAATCTATTTTTGAAATTGCTTATACCAATACTTCTGCTGGTAACTGGGACTGCGTAGCCTGTACTGAAGGTAATGTTTTGAATATTATGGTTGGCCCTCGTGGATACCGTGCCAATACTGCCGATGCTCCTGATTACGTTTCGGGCTGGAGTTTCTTGCCTGTTACCCCTGATTTGTTCAATGCTATTCATTTTGACCCACGTTATAAAGCAACTATCGCTAATTTGGATAGCTTAGAAAAAAATGGTATTGCTAGCTACGAAAAAGGGTATATGAATACAGGCTATTTCTTAGAAAAATTTGCAGGAAGAAATTCAAATAAATGGACTGGTGCTGGAAATATGGAATTGAATTTTCCACAAAATATGTACGACATCCGTTTGGCTGATACTTATTTGCTCGAAGCCGAGGCGTTGGTTCGTAGCAATGGCGATTTACAACGTGCGGCAGCTCTTATCAATGCTGTTCGTGACCGTGCTTACAAAGACAACAAACATCATGTAGCAGCTACTTTCGACAATATTATCCTAGAAAGAAGACTCGAATTGGCTGGTGAAGGACATCGTTGGCTCGACCTTGTTCGTTGGAAAAAAGCAGGAACAATTTTGGCTTCAAGAGGTTTTAAAACAGGTCAACACGAAATATTGCCTATTCCTTTGTTAGAAATGGAAAATACCAAAATCCAACAAAGTAAAGAATGGGGTGGCACAAAATAA